In a genomic window of Erinaceus europaeus chromosome 12, mEriEur2.1, whole genome shotgun sequence:
- the MRPS7 gene encoding small ribosomal subunit protein uS7m: MAAPVLSTVRGWARLVLNLPNAGLKLPGLIQVRWSRYGPEFMDPQTDKDYYRKPLAELSEEEKYERELKKTRLIKAAPAAKTSSVFEDPVISKFTNMIMKGGNKILARSLVTQTLEAVKRKQFEKYHTASAETQAAIERNPYTIFHQALKNCEPVIGLVPILRGAHFYQVPVPLAERRRRFLAMKWMITECRKKKNRRMLLPEKLSHELIEAFHNQGPVIKKKHEMHKMAEANRALAHYRWW; the protein is encoded by the exons ATGGCTGCCCCCGTGCTGAGCACTGTGCGAGGGTGGGCGAGACTAGTGCTCAACTTGCCGAACGCCGgcctgaagcttccagg gctaatCCAGGTGAGGTGGAGCCGCTATGGTCCTGAATTCATGGATCCCCAGACTGACAAGGACTATTACCGCAAGCCCTTGGCCGAACTGAGTGAGGAAGAGAAGTATGAGCGAGAGCTAAAGAAAACTCGGCTGATCAAAGCTGCCCCAGCGGCAAAAACAAGTTCTGTGTTTGAAGACCCTGTGATCAG taaaTTCACAAACATGATAATGAAAGGAGGAAACAAAATACTGGCCAGATCCCTCGTGACACAG ACTCTGGAAGCTGTGAAAAGGAAGCAATTTGAGAAGTACCATACTGCTTCTGCAGAAACTCAGGCAGCCATTGAGCGTAACCCCTACACCATCTTCCACCAAGCACTGAAAAACTGTGAACCTGTGATTGGGCTGGTACCCATTCTCAGGGGTGCCCATTTCTACCAG GTCCCTGTGCCACTAGCAGAGCGACGCCGTCGCTTCCTGGCTATGAAGTGGATGATTACTGAGTGCAGGAAGAAGAAGAACCGGAGGATGCTATTGCCAGAGAAGTTGTCACATGAGCTGATAGAGGCTTTTCACAACCAAGGTCCCGTGATCAAGAAGAAGCACGAGATGCACAAGATGGCTGAGGCCAACCGAGCGCTGGCCCACTACCGTTGGTGGTAG
- the MIF4GD gene encoding MIF4G domain-containing protein yields MVMGEPGREEYKIQSFDAETQQLLKTALKDPSGVDLEKVANVIVDHSLQDCVFSKEAGRMCYAIIQVENKQSGQSVFRRGLLNRLQQEYQTREQLRARSLQGWVCYVTFICNIFDYLRVNNMPMMVLVNPVYDCLFQLAQPTSLSREEEVDCLVLQLHRVGEQLEKMNGQRMDELFVLIRDGFLLSTGLSSLAQLLLLEIIEFRAAGWKTTPAAHKYYYSEVSY; encoded by the exons ATGGTCATGGGGGAGCCTGGGAGAGAGGAGTATAAGATCCAGTCTTTTGATGCAGAGACTCAGCAGCTGCTGAAGACAGCACTCAAAG ATCCCAGTGGCGTGGACTTGGAGAAAGTGGCCAATGTGATTGTGGACCATTCTCTGCAGGACTGtgtgttcagcaaggaagcaggaCGCATGTGCTATGCCATCATTCAG GTGGAAAACAAGCAGTCAGGTCAGAGTGTCTTCCGGCGTGGACTTCTTAACCGCTTGCAGCAGGAGTACCAGACTCGGGAGCAGCTTCGAGCGCGATCCTTGCAGGGTTGGGTCTGCTATGTCACCTTTATCTGCAACATCTTCGACTACTTGAGG GTGAACAACATGCCCATGATGGTCCTGGTGAACCCTGTCTATGACTGTCTCTTCCAGCTGGCCCAGCCCACCAGCCTGAGCAGGGAAGAAGAG GTGGACTGCCTGGTGCTGCAGCTGCACCGGGTGGGGGAGCAGCTGGAGAAGATGAATGGGCAGCGCATGGATGAGCTCTTTGTCCTGATCCGGGATGGCTTCCTGCTCTCCACTGGCCTCAGCTCCCTGGCGCAGCTGTTGCTGCTGGAAATTATTGAGTTCCGGGCAGCCGGCTGGAAGACAACTCCAGCCGCCCACAAATACTACTACAGCGAGGTCTCTTACTAA
- the SLC25A19 gene encoding mitochondrial thiamine pyrophosphate carrier isoform X2, which produces MVAYDLKASGKNISSFEVAVAGSASGLVTRALISPLDVIKIRFQLQIESLSRSDPNAKYHGILQAVKQILKEEGPKAFWKGHMPAQLLSVGYGAVQFLSFELQTELVHRTNMPEAHEFSLHFLCGGLSACAATLTVHPMDVLRTRFAAQGEPKVYKSLRAAVVSMYRTEGPLVFYKGLNPTLIAIFPYAGFQFSFYSLLKQTYEWVLPSEGKKNGNFKNLLCGSGAGAISKVLTYPLDLFKKRLQVRGFEHARSAFGQVRRYDGLLDCARKVLQEEGAQGLYKGLTPSLLKAAFSTGLTFFWYEFFCNFFQHKKKVDS; this is translated from the exons ATGGTCGCCTATGACCTCAAAGCAAGTGGTAAGAATATCTCCAGTTTCGAGGTGGCAGTAGCAGGGTCTGCATCTGGACTTGTCACTCGAGCGCTCATCAGTCCCTTGGATGTCATCAAGATTCGTTTCCAG CTTCAGATTGAGAGCCTCTCTCGGAGTGATCCGAACGCAAAGTACCATGGGatcctgcaggcagtgaagcagattttgaAGGAGGAGGGCCCAAAAGCATTCTGGAAAGGCCACATGCcagctcagcttctctctgtaggctatggagcTGTCCAA TTTTTGTCATTTGAGCTGCAGACGGAGTTGGTACACAGAAccaacatgcctgaggctcacgaGTTCTCATTGCACTTCCTGTGCGGTGGCCTGTCTGCCTGCGCAGCCACCCTCACTGTGCACCCCATGGATGTCCTGCGAACCCGCTTTGCAGCTCAAGGTGAGCCCAAG GTCTACAAAAGTCTGCGAGCCGCTGTGGTGAGCATGTATAGGACCGAAGGCCCCTTGGTCTTCTACAAAGGATTGAACCCCACCTTGATAGCCATCTTTCCCTACGCTGGGTTCCAGTTCTCCTTTTACAGCCTTCTGAAGCAGACATATGAATGGGTCCTGCCAAgcgaaggaaagaaaaatg GGAACTTCAAAAACCTGCTCTGTGGCAGTGGAGCCGGCGCCATTAGCAAGGTCCTCACGTATCCCCTGGACCTCTTCAAGAAACGGCTACAGGTCAGAGGGTTCGAGCATGCCCGAAGCGCCTTCGGCCAG GTTCGCCGGTATGATGGCCTGTTGGACTGTGCTAGGAAGGTGCTGCAAGAGGAAGGCGCCCAGGGCCTCTACAAAGGCCTTACCCCTAGCCTGCTGAAGGCAGCCTTCTCCACGGGCCTCACGTTCTTCTGGTATGAGTTCTTCTGTAACTTCTTCCAACACAAGAAGAAAGTAGACAGCTAG
- the SLC25A19 gene encoding mitochondrial thiamine pyrophosphate carrier isoform X1, producing MVAYDLKASGKNISSFEVAVAGSASGLVTRALISPLDVIKIRFQLQIESLSRSDPNAKYHGILQAVKQILKEEGPKAFWKGHMPAQLLSVGYGAVQFLSFELQTELVHRTNMPEAHEFSLHFLCGGLSACAATLTVHPMDVLRTRFAAQGLRLPPQTHPYAHVCVQVYKSLRAAVVSMYRTEGPLVFYKGLNPTLIAIFPYAGFQFSFYSLLKQTYEWVLPSEGKKNGNFKNLLCGSGAGAISKVLTYPLDLFKKRLQVRGFEHARSAFGQVRRYDGLLDCARKVLQEEGAQGLYKGLTPSLLKAAFSTGLTFFWYEFFCNFFQHKKKVDS from the exons ATGGTCGCCTATGACCTCAAAGCAAGTGGTAAGAATATCTCCAGTTTCGAGGTGGCAGTAGCAGGGTCTGCATCTGGACTTGTCACTCGAGCGCTCATCAGTCCCTTGGATGTCATCAAGATTCGTTTCCAG CTTCAGATTGAGAGCCTCTCTCGGAGTGATCCGAACGCAAAGTACCATGGGatcctgcaggcagtgaagcagattttgaAGGAGGAGGGCCCAAAAGCATTCTGGAAAGGCCACATGCcagctcagcttctctctgtaggctatggagcTGTCCAA TTTTTGTCATTTGAGCTGCAGACGGAGTTGGTACACAGAAccaacatgcctgaggctcacgaGTTCTCATTGCACTTCCTGTGCGGTGGCCTGTCTGCCTGCGCAGCCACCCTCACTGTGCACCCCATGGATGTCCTGCGAACCCGCTTTGCAGCTCAAG GGCTCAGACTGCCACCCCAAACTCACCCATATGCACATGTATGTGTCCAGGTCTACAAAAGTCTGCGAGCCGCTGTGGTGAGCATGTATAGGACCGAAGGCCCCTTGGTCTTCTACAAAGGATTGAACCCCACCTTGATAGCCATCTTTCCCTACGCTGGGTTCCAGTTCTCCTTTTACAGCCTTCTGAAGCAGACATATGAATGGGTCCTGCCAAgcgaaggaaagaaaaatg GGAACTTCAAAAACCTGCTCTGTGGCAGTGGAGCCGGCGCCATTAGCAAGGTCCTCACGTATCCCCTGGACCTCTTCAAGAAACGGCTACAGGTCAGAGGGTTCGAGCATGCCCGAAGCGCCTTCGGCCAG GTTCGCCGGTATGATGGCCTGTTGGACTGTGCTAGGAAGGTGCTGCAAGAGGAAGGCGCCCAGGGCCTCTACAAAGGCCTTACCCCTAGCCTGCTGAAGGCAGCCTTCTCCACGGGCCTCACGTTCTTCTGGTATGAGTTCTTCTGTAACTTCTTCCAACACAAGAAGAAAGTAGACAGCTAG